Proteins encoded together in one Coffea arabica cultivar ET-39 chromosome 2c, Coffea Arabica ET-39 HiFi, whole genome shotgun sequence window:
- the LOC113722251 gene encoding aquaporin NIP1-1-like, whose translation MAEASGANGNHGVALDVKDEDLSHKDVKNAESKTISDTSGFLFTVPFMQKLVAEIAGTYYLIFAGVGSVVINAARDNIITFPGTSVVWGLAAMVVVYSVGHISGAHLNPAITIAFATCKRFPWKQVPAYISAQVLGSTLASGTLRLLFQDHFAGPLPHGSDVQSLALEFIITFYLMFVICGVATDNRAIGELAGLAVGATVIVNVMIAGPISGGSMSPAGRLGPAIVSSNYKSLWVYILGPTAGAISGAWVYNIIRFTDKPSREL comes from the exons ATGGCTGAGGCATCAGGAGCTAATGGCAATCACGGGGTGGCTTTGGACGTTAAAGATGAGGATTTGAGTCACAAAGATGTGAAGAACGCCGAATCCAAAACCATTTCTGATACTTCCGGCTTCCTTTTCACCGTCCCTTTTATGCAAAAG CTGGTAGCAGAGATAGCAGGTACATATTACTTGATATTTGCCGGCGTCGGTTCGGTGGTGATTAATGCTGCAAGGGACAATATAATTACGTTTCCGGGGACATCAGTTGTGTGGGGGCTGGCGGCGATGGTGGTTGTGTACTCAGTTGGCCACATCTCCGGTGCACATTTAAACCCGGCTATAACCATTGCTTTTGCCACCTGCAAAAGGTTCCCATGGAAACAG GTACCAGCCTACATCTCAGCCCAAGTCCTTGGATCAACTCTGGCAAGTGGAACTCTAAGATTACTATTCCAAGATCACTTTGCAGGGCCACTCCCCCATGGAAGTGACGTGCAATCTCTAGCTTTGGAATTCATAATCACATTCTACCTAATGTTCGTCATTTGTGGAGTTGCCACAGATAATCGAGCT ATTGGAGAACTCGCCGGTCTCGCCGTTGGAGCTACCGTTATAGTGAATGTGATGATTGCCGG GCCGATTTCTGGTGGGTCAATGAGTCCAGCGGGGAGGTTGGGCCCAGCAATTGTGTCAAGCAATTACAAATCTTTGTGGGTATACATTCTGGGCCCCACTGCAGGGGCCATATCTGGAGCTTGGGTTTATAATATCATCCGATTCACAGACAAGCCTTCGCGTGAGCTTTAA